In a genomic window of Cytobacillus sp. FSL H8-0458:
- a CDS encoding twin-arginine translocase TatA/TatE family subunit, which translates to MISNIGIPGLILVLVIALIIFGPSKLPEIGRAFGRTLTEFKSAAKDLVSDEVKNEEKKTVLSALKKEK; encoded by the coding sequence ATGATATCCAACATTGGCATTCCAGGCTTAATTCTCGTTCTTGTCATTGCATTGATCATATTTGGGCCATCCAAGCTTCCCGAAATTGGGAGGGCATTTGGGCGGACCTTAACGGAGTTTAAAAGTGCCGCAAAAGATTTAGTGTCAGATGAGGTAAAGAATGAAGAGAAAAAAACAGTACTTTCAGCTCTGAAAAAAGAAAAGTAG